In the genome of Hyphobacterium sp. CCMP332, one region contains:
- the surE gene encoding 5'/3'-nucleotidase SurE, which produces MANKPLILISNDDGITAPGIRVLVEEMKKLGEVIVVAPNSPQSGMGHAITIGETLRLVKSNIFEGVPAYECSGTPADCIKLAKHHILNDRNPDLVVSGVNHGSNTSVSVLYSGTMSAAIEAAIEGLPAIGFSLCDYSHEASFEHVRKYIYRIAEYVLKNGLEEGVALNVNFPPEKKESIKGLRISRQAIAKWKEAFDERVDPQGQTYFWLTGRFINNDLSEETDEWAIANNYVSVVPCHYDLTAYKSVDNLKIKLKI; this is translated from the coding sequence ATGGCAAACAAACCATTAATATTAATTTCCAACGATGATGGAATTACTGCTCCAGGAATAAGAGTATTGGTAGAAGAAATGAAGAAGTTGGGAGAGGTCATTGTCGTTGCTCCGAACAGCCCCCAATCGGGCATGGGACATGCCATTACAATAGGAGAAACCTTAAGACTGGTCAAATCAAATATATTTGAGGGTGTCCCTGCATATGAATGTTCAGGTACTCCGGCCGATTGCATTAAACTGGCTAAACATCACATTCTAAATGATAGAAATCCCGATTTGGTTGTCAGCGGCGTTAACCATGGCAGCAATACCTCTGTTAGTGTATTGTATTCGGGCACCATGTCTGCGGCAATAGAGGCGGCCATAGAAGGCCTTCCAGCCATTGGATTTTCATTGTGTGATTACAGCCATGAAGCCAGTTTTGAACACGTACGAAAGTATATTTACCGCATTGCTGAATATGTTTTAAAGAATGGCCTGGAAGAAGGTGTCGCATTAAATGTAAATTTCCCACCCGAGAAAAAAGAAAGCATTAAGGGCTTGAGAATTAGCAGACAGGCAATCGCTAAATGGAAGGAAGCATTCGATGAAAGAGTTGATCCACAGGGCCAAACCTATTTCTGGTTAACCGGTAGATTTATAAATAATGACCTAAGTGAGGAAACGGATGAATGGGCCATTGCCAACAATTATGTGTCTGTAGTACCTTGTCATTATGATTTAACAGCTTACAAATCAGTGGACAATTTGAAGATTAAACTGAAAATTTGA
- a CDS encoding ribonuclease HII, which translates to MSLSYSFSKNQIEVGLDEAGRGCLAGPVFAAAVILKPDIEIAGLNDSKKLSEKERYRLEEEIKDCAEYFAIEMCDNYEIDELNILKASIRAMHKCLDTLNSKVELILVDGNQFHNYCDIPFKTIIKGDSKFASIAAASILAKCARDRFMESIHNEFEVYNWKKNKGYPTIEHRKAIREFGTCSYHRKSFKLLPDSQLDIF; encoded by the coding sequence TTGAGCCTCAGTTACTCATTTTCCAAAAATCAAATTGAAGTTGGACTTGATGAAGCGGGCAGAGGTTGCCTGGCCGGTCCGGTTTTTGCCGCTGCAGTTATTTTAAAACCTGATATTGAAATAGCGGGTCTAAACGATTCCAAGAAACTAAGTGAAAAAGAGCGGTATCGTTTAGAAGAAGAAATAAAAGATTGTGCTGAATATTTTGCTATTGAAATGTGTGACAATTATGAAATTGATGAATTAAACATTTTAAAAGCTTCAATTAGGGCTATGCATAAATGTCTCGATACATTAAACTCTAAAGTTGAATTGATTCTTGTCGATGGAAATCAATTCCATAATTACTGCGATATTCCATTTAAAACCATTATAAAAGGGGATTCTAAATTTGCGAGCATAGCAGCAGCTTCTATTTTAGCTAAATGTGCCAGAGACAGATTTATGGAATCAATTCACAATGAATTTGAAGTTTATAACTGGAAAAAAAACAAGGGGTATCCTACAATTGAACACCGAAAAGCAATTCGGGAATTTGGTACTTGTTCATACCACAGAAAAAGTTTTAAATTACTTCCCGATTCACAATTAGATATTTTTTAA
- the gcvT gene encoding glycine cleavage system aminomethyltransferase GcvT, translating to MGIKKITLYDTHKNLGAKLIEFAGYEMPVRYSSDIEEHMKVREGVGIFDVSHMGEFWIEGDSAFDLVQYATSNDVSKLSDGKVQYSCLPNDHGGIVDDLLVYRISESSYMLVVNASNIEKDWNRLVDLNKQFGAKMSNRSDDYSLFAVQGPKAIEVLQKLCSVDLREIPYYNFRIDEFAKKSDVIISATGYTGSGGFEIYVKNEDAKEVWDAIMQAGQNFQIAPIGLGARDTLRLEMGFCLYGNDINDSTSPLEAGLGWITKPDTNFVASELILKQKAEGLKRKLVGFKMLERGIPRHGYDIEIENEIVGQVTSGSQSPVLNCGIGMGYIPFGKHKAGTEIFIKVRNRSLKAEIVKLPFI from the coding sequence ATGGGTATAAAAAAAATAACACTTTACGACACTCATAAAAATTTAGGTGCTAAGCTAATTGAGTTTGCGGGATATGAAATGCCCGTGAGGTATTCATCCGATATTGAAGAACATATGAAGGTTAGAGAGGGAGTAGGTATTTTTGACGTCTCTCATATGGGGGAATTTTGGATTGAAGGAGATTCAGCCTTTGACCTTGTTCAATATGCAACGAGCAATGATGTTTCAAAACTTAGCGATGGCAAAGTTCAATACTCATGTTTACCTAATGATCATGGTGGTATCGTTGATGATTTGCTGGTCTACAGAATTTCTGAATCAAGTTATATGCTGGTTGTAAATGCAAGCAATATTGAAAAAGACTGGAACCGACTAGTTGATTTGAACAAGCAATTTGGAGCAAAAATGAGTAATAGGTCTGATGATTATTCACTTTTTGCTGTTCAGGGCCCAAAAGCAATAGAAGTACTCCAAAAGCTATGTTCAGTTGACCTACGTGAGATTCCCTATTACAATTTTAGAATTGATGAATTTGCCAAAAAATCGGACGTTATAATTTCAGCAACCGGATATACAGGTTCGGGAGGATTTGAAATTTATGTTAAGAATGAAGATGCCAAAGAGGTATGGGATGCTATAATGCAGGCCGGGCAAAATTTTCAAATTGCGCCGATAGGATTAGGGGCGCGTGATACCTTGCGTCTTGAAATGGGATTTTGCTTGTATGGCAATGACATTAATGACTCTACAAGTCCACTGGAAGCAGGCCTGGGTTGGATTACTAAACCGGATACCAATTTTGTGGCAAGTGAATTAATTCTAAAGCAAAAAGCGGAAGGATTAAAACGTAAACTGGTTGGATTTAAAATGCTTGAACGGGGGATTCCGAGACATGGATATGACATTGAAATAGAAAATGAAATTGTTGGCCAGGTGACCTCAGGCAGTCAATCACCGGTATTGAATTGCGGAATTGGAATGGGCTATATACCTTTTGGTAAACATAAGGCAGGAACAGAAATATTCATAAAAGTGAGAAACAGATCCCTCAAAGCAGAGATTGTTAAATTACCATTTATCTAA
- a CDS encoding 2-phosphosulfolactate phosphatase has product MSSVSVCLSTDLIAHHGDISEKQVVIIDILRATSCMLSAFMEGAEHIKAFDDLDKCRIMKSEGYLIAGEREGKKVEDFDLGNSPYDYIDFGVKGKKIAMTTTNGTKALIKSSSSKNIYIGSFINAQAVADKLKNGNSEVLLFCAGWKGRPNSEDSLFAGMIISHLIESNFGLDGDEALMCFDFYKKNENNIYNVIKNSAHAKRLAKHTDIQKDLEYCSQINKSRLVPVFTNNEIRPA; this is encoded by the coding sequence ATGTCATCAGTTTCGGTATGCCTCAGCACAGACTTAATTGCGCATCATGGCGATATTAGTGAAAAACAAGTAGTTATAATTGATATTCTAAGAGCTACTTCTTGTATGCTTAGTGCTTTTATGGAGGGTGCAGAGCATATTAAAGCATTTGATGATCTTGATAAATGCAGGATTATGAAATCAGAGGGGTATTTAATTGCCGGAGAAAGGGAGGGAAAAAAAGTTGAAGACTTCGATTTAGGTAATTCTCCTTATGATTATATAGATTTTGGGGTAAAGGGTAAGAAAATAGCGATGACTACTACCAATGGCACCAAAGCACTTATAAAATCTTCGTCTTCTAAAAATATTTATATAGGGTCTTTTATAAATGCTCAAGCAGTTGCCGATAAATTAAAAAATGGAAATTCCGAAGTACTTTTATTTTGTGCTGGATGGAAAGGACGGCCAAATTCGGAAGACTCGCTTTTTGCCGGGATGATAATTTCGCACCTAATTGAATCCAATTTTGGATTAGATGGGGATGAAGCGCTGATGTGCTTTGATTTCTACAAAAAGAATGAAAATAACATCTATAATGTCATAAAAAATTCAGCTCATGCCAAACGCCTTGCTAAGCACACAGATATTCAAAAAGATCTTGAATATTGTTCTCAAATTAATAAAAGCAGACTTGTACCCGTTTTTACAAATAATGAAATAAGACCGGCTTAA
- a CDS encoding DUF1987 domain-containing protein, protein MDNLIIEGSNHTPDVNFNADTGTLALKGRSTPENSIEFYRPLLEWLDQYGSNSKTEKTTLKIQLEYFNTSSSKCILDIFKKVNALFKDGLNVSINWYYEEEDEDMQEAGEDYSDLLDVPFEIIELEEE, encoded by the coding sequence ATGGATAATTTAATTATAGAAGGAAGCAATCATACACCTGATGTAAATTTCAACGCTGATACTGGTACATTGGCTTTGAAAGGAAGATCTACTCCTGAAAACTCTATAGAATTTTACAGACCTTTGCTGGAATGGTTGGATCAGTACGGTAGTAATTCAAAGACTGAGAAAACTACTCTGAAAATTCAATTAGAGTATTTTAACACAAGTTCTTCAAAATGTATTCTTGATATTTTCAAAAAAGTCAATGCTTTGTTTAAGGATGGATTAAACGTGAGTATCAATTGGTATTACGAAGAAGAAGACGAGGATATGCAAGAAGCTGGTGAAGACTACAGCGATCTATTAGATGTCCCATTTGAGATTATTGAACTAGAAGAGGAATAA
- a CDS encoding SpoIIE family protein phosphatase gives MRIRFTVGTRIGLGFAILIFLSLLNFILTFKTVTESSSINKEITEVYNPSVDKLEALNLMIVRSKLLITNWLSQQKQNQSSKKLLPKLIYEDYQELRTELKTLSENWDEQEQQQLDELFKMIDQLFLSHEQVMNMLKTFADYEDGLTKFMAEEIVNDGMIETQTTVVLDLVEELSMRQLVQTEEVSKDMLESFQFLNFIISSTGIGLIIIGIFVAIFTVRSIVAPVHTLKNMLNSLGKGILPQEKIPPRDDEIGEMCVAMNQLVDGLKETVEFSRQVGIGNFHAPYKPLSDKDTLGHALLQMRDELYELKEHLEEKVKDRTEEVVKQKEEIESQSKEIEAKNLKLEELYVKVTDSIHYAKRIQQSILPPSTLMRKHLKESFILYKPKDIVSGDFYWMDAFQDKIMIAAVDCTGHGVPGAFMSIVGYNNLNMAVNVTKGENAAMVLDQLNESVTSTLRQTHDGTTAKDGMDLALCSFDLKKNRLDFAGAFNPLYRIRNNELEIVKGNKFPIGIHILQEEKEEFTNHRLDVKSGDVYYIFSDGYADQFGGPKGKKFMYRRFRNLLLDIHKKDMEEQRKILDETIEKWMSDTNQEQLDDILVIGIRIPA, from the coding sequence ATGAGAATAAGGTTTACGGTAGGTACGAGGATTGGACTAGGTTTTGCTATTCTTATCTTTTTATCGCTACTCAATTTTATATTAACCTTTAAAACTGTAACCGAGAGTTCCAGCATTAATAAAGAGATCACAGAAGTTTACAACCCTTCGGTTGATAAGCTGGAAGCTTTGAATCTGATGATCGTTCGATCTAAATTGCTAATCACAAACTGGTTATCTCAACAAAAACAAAATCAGAGTAGTAAAAAATTACTTCCAAAACTTATTTATGAAGATTACCAGGAATTAAGGACAGAGTTAAAAACACTTTCTGAAAACTGGGATGAGCAAGAACAGCAACAATTGGATGAACTTTTTAAAATGATCGATCAATTGTTTCTTTCGCATGAACAAGTGATGAACATGCTCAAAACCTTTGCCGATTATGAAGATGGGCTTACCAAATTCATGGCCGAGGAGATAGTAAATGACGGTATGATTGAAACTCAGACAACTGTGGTATTAGATTTGGTTGAGGAGCTTTCAATGCGCCAGCTTGTACAGACAGAAGAAGTAAGTAAGGATATGTTGGAAAGTTTCCAGTTTTTGAATTTCATTATATCATCAACCGGAATCGGTCTTATTATAATTGGAATATTTGTGGCCATTTTCACTGTGCGCTCTATAGTAGCCCCGGTCCACACACTAAAAAACATGCTTAATTCTCTGGGAAAGGGTATTTTGCCTCAGGAGAAAATTCCACCCAGAGATGATGAAATCGGTGAAATGTGTGTTGCAATGAACCAACTGGTGGATGGTTTGAAAGAAACCGTTGAATTTTCAAGACAAGTGGGTATTGGTAATTTCCATGCACCGTACAAGCCTTTAAGTGATAAAGATACTCTCGGACATGCATTGCTGCAGATGAGAGATGAACTATACGAACTCAAGGAACACCTTGAAGAAAAAGTTAAAGATCGTACTGAGGAAGTCGTAAAGCAAAAAGAAGAAATAGAAAGCCAGTCTAAAGAAATTGAAGCCAAAAATTTAAAACTGGAAGAACTTTATGTAAAAGTTACAGACAGTATTCACTATGCTAAAAGGATACAACAGTCAATCCTCCCTCCTTCCACCCTTATGAGGAAGCACTTGAAAGAATCATTTATTCTTTACAAACCCAAGGATATTGTTTCCGGTGACTTTTATTGGATGGATGCATTTCAAGATAAAATTATGATCGCTGCCGTTGATTGTACAGGTCATGGGGTACCGGGTGCATTTATGTCTATTGTAGGTTATAATAACCTTAATATGGCAGTTAACGTTACAAAAGGTGAGAATGCTGCAATGGTACTAGATCAGCTTAATGAATCTGTAACAAGTACATTGAGGCAAACCCATGATGGAACCACCGCCAAAGACGGAATGGATTTGGCTTTGTGTTCATTTGATTTAAAAAAGAATAGATTAGATTTTGCAGGGGCCTTTAACCCTTTGTATAGAATCAGAAACAATGAGCTTGAAATAGTAAAGGGAAATAAATTTCCTATTGGAATTCATATCCTGCAAGAAGAAAAAGAAGAATTTACCAATCACAGGTTAGATGTAAAATCCGGTGATGTTTATTATATCTTTTCAGACGGTTATGCCGATCAGTTTGGCGGGCCTAAAGGGAAGAAATTTATGTATAGAAGATTTAGAAATCTTTTATTGGATATCCATAAAAAAGACATGGAAGAACAAAGGAAAATCCTTGATGAAACCATAGAAAAATGGATGAGCGACACGAACCAGGAACAATTAGATGATATTCTGGTAATTGGTATTCGTATACCAGCTTGA
- a CDS encoding YfiR family protein, whose amino-acid sequence MRNRIVSLLLLFVTLSSFDLKFTLPADDPNLQFKKTFIWAFTKYIEWPSSYNSGEFVIGLLGDSPLESYLNDLKDRYGDVEGQKIAIKKFNSVSKIEKCHILYIPDDKSNVLNSVISKLQGKSTLIITEGEGLARQGAIINFVVRNNKIKFEINKKTAESYSLQVSSVLSDLGILIE is encoded by the coding sequence GTGAGAAACAGAATCGTTTCATTGCTTCTGCTTTTTGTCACCCTGTCGAGCTTTGACCTAAAGTTTACACTTCCGGCAGATGATCCGAATCTTCAATTCAAGAAAACATTTATTTGGGCATTTACAAAGTATATTGAATGGCCATCTTCATATAACAGCGGAGAGTTCGTTATAGGACTTTTAGGGGATTCTCCTCTTGAATCTTATCTCAACGACCTCAAAGATAGGTACGGCGATGTAGAGGGTCAAAAAATTGCAATTAAGAAATTCAATAGTGTTTCTAAAATTGAGAAATGTCATATTCTTTATATCCCTGATGATAAGAGCAATGTCCTGAATTCTGTTATATCTAAATTACAGGGAAAAAGCACACTTATAATTACCGAAGGAGAAGGTTTGGCCCGGCAGGGTGCCATAATTAATTTCGTTGTAAGAAATAACAAAATAAAATTTGAAATAAATAAGAAAACAGCAGAGTCGTATTCGCTTCAGGTTAGCTCAGTACTTTCTGACCTTGGAATATTGATTGAATGA
- a CDS encoding RecQ family ATP-dependent DNA helicase: MPTGGGKSICFQVPGLILPGLTIVISPLIALMKDQVEQLVQRGIKAKAIISGMHKHEIDIALDNCVYGNTKFLYVSPERLKSDLFIARLKNMKVSLLVIDEAHCISQWGYDFRPAYLEIANIREHLSQKVRVLALTATATPQIQKDIIEKLNIPDAITFRKSFARANLCYKAIKTQNKLNVLLNHLSNTKDAVILYVRSRKNTRYYSNLLEKNGFRSAYYHAGLSTQMRDKIQSDWIKNKIRIIVATNAFGMGIDKGDVRLVAHLDLPDSLEAYYQEAGRAGRDEKYSEAIIIYQDRDIEELKSKTSMRFPELKVLRQVYTGICNHFQLALGSGEMQSFNFDLEKFSKKFNTSVLSTYYSIKELEKHGFVQFEENSSSVSTLNILPDNKELYSFQVANPKFDLFLKSIIRMYGGEIFSSYVKINEDQIASKTILEHNQVIEYLKKLNDLKIIDYIPRSDLPKITFLLPRQDTHSSFITEKQLEIDRKRYFDRMRSMIHFTELKNTCRSNYLQDYFGEENYSECGVCDNCLEKFQSLDKEALKNKILNLLDLHKSLNLNDLNKIFFKLDPSEISGILREMSLNGDINISENRNISR; this comes from the coding sequence ATGCCGACCGGTGGAGGCAAATCCATTTGCTTTCAAGTACCGGGTCTAATTTTACCGGGATTAACAATTGTCATTTCCCCATTGATTGCCTTGATGAAAGACCAGGTTGAGCAGTTAGTTCAAAGGGGAATAAAAGCAAAAGCAATTATCAGTGGAATGCACAAACACGAAATCGATATCGCACTTGATAATTGTGTTTACGGAAACACCAAATTTCTTTATGTCTCGCCAGAAAGATTGAAATCTGATTTGTTTATCGCAAGGCTAAAGAATATGAAGGTTAGTCTTTTGGTAATTGATGAAGCCCATTGTATTTCGCAGTGGGGTTATGATTTTCGTCCTGCTTATTTGGAAATCGCCAATATAAGGGAGCACTTATCTCAAAAGGTTCGGGTATTGGCGCTGACTGCGACCGCCACGCCTCAAATACAAAAGGATATAATTGAAAAGTTAAATATCCCAGATGCCATTACTTTTAGAAAAAGCTTTGCAAGAGCGAATCTATGTTATAAAGCGATAAAAACTCAAAACAAATTAAATGTCCTGCTCAATCATTTATCCAATACAAAAGACGCTGTAATTCTTTATGTCCGCAGTCGAAAAAATACGCGTTACTATTCAAATTTATTGGAAAAAAATGGCTTCAGGTCTGCTTATTATCATGCCGGATTGAGTACACAGATGCGTGATAAAATTCAGAGCGATTGGATAAAAAACAAAATCCGCATAATTGTTGCAACCAATGCATTTGGAATGGGAATTGACAAAGGCGATGTAAGACTGGTAGCCCATTTAGATCTTCCGGATAGCCTTGAAGCTTATTATCAAGAAGCGGGAAGAGCAGGTAGAGATGAAAAGTATTCGGAAGCTATAATTATCTACCAGGATAGGGATATTGAAGAATTAAAATCAAAGACTTCAATGCGTTTTCCTGAATTGAAGGTTTTAAGACAAGTCTATACCGGAATTTGCAATCACTTTCAATTGGCATTAGGCAGTGGGGAAATGCAGAGTTTCAATTTTGATCTTGAAAAATTCAGTAAGAAATTTAATACCTCCGTCCTAAGCACTTATTATAGCATTAAAGAGTTGGAAAAACACGGATTTGTTCAATTTGAAGAAAATTCCAGCTCTGTATCTACATTAAATATTCTACCCGACAATAAAGAACTTTACAGTTTTCAGGTTGCAAATCCAAAATTCGATCTATTTCTAAAATCCATCATTAGGATGTACGGCGGTGAAATTTTTAGTTCTTATGTAAAAATAAATGAAGATCAAATTGCTTCTAAAACGATATTGGAGCATAATCAGGTTATTGAGTATCTTAAAAAGTTAAATGATCTTAAAATCATTGATTATATACCACGCTCTGATTTGCCTAAAATTACATTCCTCCTACCACGTCAGGATACACATTCGTCATTTATCACTGAAAAACAACTTGAAATAGATCGCAAAAGGTATTTTGACCGTATGAGGTCAATGATTCACTTTACAGAACTAAAAAACACCTGTAGGAGTAATTATTTACAGGATTATTTTGGAGAAGAAAACTACTCTGAATGTGGTGTTTGTGATAATTGTTTGGAAAAATTCCAATCCCTTGACAAAGAAGCTTTGAAAAATAAAATACTCAATCTTCTGGATTTACATAAATCACTGAACCTAAATGACTTAAATAAAATATTTTTTAAATTAGACCCCTCTGAAATATCAGGAATATTAAGGGAAATGTCATTAAATGGTGATATTAATATAAGTGAAAACAGAAATATCTCCCGTTAA
- a CDS encoding cystathionine gamma-synthase, which produces MKFGTKAIHAGIEPDPATGAVMTPIYQTSTYAQSAPGDHKGYEYSRTHNPTRTALQNNLAALENAKHGLCFASGMAAVDAIVKLLKPGDEVVSTNDLYGGTYRIFTKVFAQYGIKFNFISMANIEALKEAISPNTKLIWVESPTNPLLNIIDIEAVCKIARSKNILTVVDNTFATPYLQNPLDLGADMVMHSVTKYLAGHSDVVMGAILLNSDKLHEDLSFIQNSCGGVPGPQDCFLTLRGLKTLHIRMQRHCENGKVIADFLHNHSSVERVYWPGIPTHVNHEIAKKQMKDFGGMISFTLKNDKIEVALDVLKKLKLFTLAESLGGVESLSGHPASMTHASIPKEEREKAGLKDTLIRLSVGIEDAEDLVDDLKQAIS; this is translated from the coding sequence AACTTATGCGCAGAGTGCACCAGGTGATCATAAAGGATATGAGTATTCCAGAACTCACAATCCAACAAGAACGGCCTTACAAAATAATCTAGCAGCCCTAGAAAATGCTAAGCACGGATTGTGCTTTGCTTCCGGAATGGCAGCCGTTGATGCCATTGTAAAACTCTTAAAACCAGGTGATGAAGTTGTTTCCACTAATGACCTTTACGGTGGCACCTATAGAATATTTACCAAAGTATTCGCTCAATACGGTATTAAATTCAATTTCATTTCAATGGCAAATATTGAAGCCTTAAAGGAAGCAATTTCACCAAATACAAAATTGATTTGGGTTGAAAGCCCAACGAACCCGCTTCTTAATATAATTGATATTGAGGCTGTATGTAAAATTGCGAGATCAAAAAATATTTTAACTGTAGTTGACAATACTTTTGCAACCCCATACCTGCAAAATCCTTTGGATTTAGGTGCAGACATGGTTATGCATTCTGTTACTAAATATTTGGCAGGCCATTCCGATGTAGTAATGGGTGCTATTTTGCTTAATAGTGATAAATTACATGAAGACCTTTCTTTTATCCAGAATTCTTGTGGTGGCGTTCCCGGTCCACAGGATTGTTTTTTAACACTTAGAGGGCTGAAAACACTTCATATCCGAATGCAAAGACATTGTGAAAATGGTAAAGTAATTGCCGATTTTTTACATAATCATTCATCTGTCGAAAGAGTTTATTGGCCGGGTATTCCTACGCATGTGAACCACGAGATTGCCAAAAAACAAATGAAAGATTTTGGGGGCATGATTTCATTCACTTTAAAAAATGATAAAATTGAAGTGGCACTGGATGTTTTGAAAAAATTAAAACTCTTTACCCTTGCCGAATCATTAGGTGGAGTTGAATCGCTTAGTGGCCATCCGGCATCAATGACACATGCAAGTATTCCAAAAGAAGAAAGAGAAAAAGCCGGCTTAAAAGACACTTTGATCCGATTGAGTGTTGGAATAGAAGATGCTGAAGATCTAGTCGATGACCTAAAACAAGCCATTTCTTAA